A genomic stretch from Actinomadura rubteroloni includes:
- a CDS encoding DsrE family protein, producing the protein MAKSLVIKVTAGADGAERCNQAFTVAAAAVASGVPVSLWLTGESAWFALPGRAADLDLPHAAPLPDLLAAVLAGGRVTLCTQCAARRDIGPGDVIDGVRIAGAPTFVEEIMTEGTQALVY; encoded by the coding sequence ATGGCCAAGTCTCTGGTGATCAAGGTGACCGCGGGCGCGGACGGCGCCGAGCGGTGCAACCAGGCGTTCACCGTCGCGGCGGCGGCGGTCGCGAGCGGCGTGCCGGTGTCGCTGTGGCTGACCGGCGAGTCCGCCTGGTTCGCGCTGCCCGGCCGCGCCGCCGACCTCGACCTGCCGCACGCCGCGCCGCTGCCCGACCTGCTCGCGGCCGTCCTCGCGGGCGGCCGGGTGACGCTCTGCACGCAGTGCGCGGCGCGGCGCGACATCGGCCCCGGCGACGTCATCGACGGCGTCCGGATCGCGGGCGCCCCCACGTTCGTCGAGGAGATCATGACCGAGGGAACGCAGGCGCTCGTCTACTGA
- a CDS encoding winged helix-turn-helix transcriptional regulator, with translation MEPRSGCAINAAVEALGDRWSLIVLRDVIFGNRRHFRELLARNDEGIASNILSSRLKALVAGGLLTHEDAGRGRRGTYSLTEAGIRTVPVMAALGTWGLAHRPTSYELGVRAQLLEDGGPELWNDLMDELRELHLGIPRPDTGRPRASELLRAAYERAVAEKEKASEPSPRVRGR, from the coding sequence ATGGAACCGCGGTCGGGATGCGCGATCAACGCGGCGGTGGAGGCGCTGGGCGACCGGTGGAGCCTGATCGTCCTGCGCGACGTGATCTTCGGGAACCGCCGGCACTTCCGCGAGCTGCTCGCCAGGAACGACGAGGGGATCGCGTCCAACATCCTCAGCAGCCGGCTGAAGGCGCTGGTGGCGGGCGGGCTGCTCACCCACGAGGACGCAGGGCGCGGACGGCGCGGGACCTACAGCCTCACCGAGGCGGGCATCCGCACCGTCCCGGTCATGGCGGCGCTCGGCACCTGGGGCCTGGCGCACCGGCCGACGTCCTACGAACTGGGCGTCCGGGCGCAACTGCTGGAGGACGGCGGGCCGGAGCTGTGGAACGACCTGATGGACGAGCTGCGCGAACTGCACCTCGGGATCCCGCGCCCGGACACGGGCCGTCCGAGGGCGTCGGAGCTGCTGCGCGCCGCCTACGAACGGGCGGTCGCGGAAAAGGAAAAAGCCTCCGAACCTTCCCCGCGGGTGCGGGGGCGATGA
- a CDS encoding glycoside hydrolase family 3 C-terminal domain-containing protein, protein MSELSLEQKASLTSGSSTWDSTAVDGVRAVTFTDGPHGIRRQERRDGDALGLMHSVPATCFPPAVALGASFDAGLVRRVGAALAREASALGADVVLGPGVNIKRSPLCGRNFEYFSEDPHLTGVLGAALVDGVQSLGVGACVKHFAVNNQEADRMRVSADVDERTLREIYLAAFERIVTDARPYAVMCSYNKINGVYASQNRWLLTDLLRGEWGFDGLVVSDWGAVNDRVEALRAGLDLEMPPSRTDDEIVAAVRAGRLEEADVTRAADRMRALVRRVDRRERFDGWDADAHHELAREAARGAAVLLKNDGVLPLDPGAAQRVAVIGELARTPRYQGHGSSHVVPTRLDDAWTALRAAGTAATLDFAAGYRLDGAPDDGLRAEAVAAAGAADVTLLFLGLPEEAESEGFDRTSLDLPADQIALLRAVAEACRKVVVVLANGGVVSVAEWRDAAAAVLEGWLLGQAGGAAVADLLFGAHSPSGRLAETIPLRLADVPSYLHFPGGDGHVVYGEGRYVGYRHHDTLGTEVAYPFGHGLTYTTFEYSDLAVTETGPNAWTVELTVTNTGGRAAAEVVQLYTAFAEDLPTRPRHELRGFRKVFLAPGAAERVTFALTGRDIAWWSTGRGAWAVSAGRFTVEVGASSRDVRLTAELTTPGDGHLPTLTGMSTLGEWLDHPVGGPLLRARLATDAPDLAGERTSPMMLALQRGVPLVKFRTFGVPLGLAAVNELVEAARAAETF, encoded by the coding sequence ATGTCCGAATTGAGCCTGGAGCAGAAGGCGTCGCTCACGTCCGGGAGTTCGACGTGGGACAGCACGGCGGTGGACGGCGTCCGGGCCGTCACGTTCACCGACGGGCCGCACGGGATCCGGCGGCAGGAGCGGCGCGACGGCGACGCGCTCGGGCTCATGCACAGCGTCCCGGCCACCTGCTTTCCGCCCGCCGTCGCGCTCGGCGCGTCGTTCGACGCGGGTCTCGTGCGGCGGGTCGGCGCGGCGCTCGCGCGGGAGGCGTCGGCGCTCGGCGCGGACGTCGTGCTCGGCCCCGGCGTCAACATCAAGCGGTCGCCGCTGTGCGGGCGCAACTTCGAGTACTTCTCCGAGGACCCGCACCTCACGGGCGTGCTCGGTGCGGCCCTGGTGGACGGCGTCCAGTCGCTCGGCGTCGGCGCCTGCGTGAAGCACTTCGCGGTGAACAACCAGGAGGCCGACCGGATGCGCGTCAGCGCCGACGTGGACGAGCGGACGCTCCGCGAGATCTACCTCGCCGCGTTCGAGCGGATCGTCACCGACGCGCGGCCGTACGCGGTGATGTGCTCCTACAACAAGATCAACGGCGTCTACGCGAGCCAGAACCGCTGGCTCCTCACCGACCTGCTGCGCGGCGAGTGGGGCTTCGACGGGCTCGTCGTGTCCGACTGGGGCGCGGTCAACGACCGGGTCGAGGCGCTGCGCGCCGGGCTCGACCTGGAGATGCCGCCGTCGCGGACCGACGACGAGATCGTGGCCGCCGTCCGCGCGGGCCGGCTGGAGGAGGCCGACGTCACCCGCGCCGCCGACCGGATGCGGGCGCTCGTCCGCCGCGTCGACCGGCGCGAGCGCTTCGACGGCTGGGACGCCGACGCCCACCACGAGCTGGCCCGCGAGGCGGCGCGCGGCGCGGCCGTGCTGCTGAAGAACGACGGCGTCCTCCCGCTTGATCCCGGCGCCGCGCAGCGCGTGGCCGTGATCGGCGAGCTGGCCCGGACGCCCCGCTACCAGGGCCACGGCAGCTCCCACGTCGTCCCGACCCGGCTGGACGACGCGTGGACCGCGCTCCGGGCGGCCGGGACCGCCGCCACGCTGGACTTCGCCGCAGGGTACCGGCTGGACGGCGCCCCGGACGACGGCCTGCGCGCCGAGGCGGTCGCCGCCGCCGGGGCCGCCGACGTGACGCTGCTGTTCCTCGGCCTGCCCGAGGAGGCCGAGTCCGAAGGCTTCGACCGGACGTCCCTGGACCTGCCCGCCGACCAGATCGCCCTGCTGCGCGCGGTCGCCGAGGCCTGCCGAAAGGTCGTGGTGGTGCTCGCCAACGGCGGCGTGGTGTCGGTCGCGGAGTGGCGGGACGCGGCGGCGGCCGTCCTGGAGGGCTGGCTGCTCGGCCAGGCGGGCGGCGCGGCCGTCGCGGACCTGCTGTTCGGCGCGCACAGCCCGTCGGGGCGGCTCGCCGAGACGATCCCGCTCCGGCTCGCCGACGTGCCGTCCTACCTGCACTTCCCCGGCGGGGACGGGCATGTCGTCTACGGCGAGGGCCGCTATGTCGGCTACCGGCACCACGACACGCTGGGCACCGAGGTCGCCTATCCGTTCGGCCACGGCCTGACGTACACGACGTTCGAGTATTCAGACCTCGCGGTGACCGAGACCGGCCCGAACGCCTGGACGGTCGAGCTGACCGTCACGAACACGGGCGGACGCGCCGCCGCCGAGGTCGTCCAGCTCTACACCGCGTTCGCCGAGGACCTTCCGACCCGTCCGCGCCACGAGCTGCGCGGCTTCCGCAAGGTGTTCCTCGCGCCGGGCGCCGCCGAGCGGGTGACATTCGCGCTCACCGGACGCGACATCGCCTGGTGGTCCACCGGACGCGGCGCGTGGGCGGTCTCGGCGGGCCGCTTCACGGTCGAGGTCGGCGCGTCGTCCCGCGACGTCCGGCTGACGGCCGAGCTGACGACGCCGGGCGACGGCCATCTGCCGACGCTCACCGGCATGTCCACGCTCGGCGAGTGGCTGGACCACCCGGTCGGCGGCCCGCTGCTGCGCGCCCGGCTGGCCACCGACGCGCCCGACCTCGCCGGGGAGCGGACGTCCCCGATGATGCTCGCGTTGCAGCGCGGGGTGCCGCTGGTGAAGTTCCGGACGTTCGGCGTCCCGCTCGGCCTGGCGGCGGTGAACGAGTTGGTCGAGGCCGCCCGCGCCGCCGAGACATTTTAA
- a CDS encoding dihydrofolate reductase family protein produces the protein MSRVRVHNFGVSLDGFATGEGQTMESPFGHADGRLMKWFFGTRTLRAMQGESDGSHGVDEAFASQFGPGIGAEIMGRNKFGPQRGPWEDHDWNGWWGDNPPFHTPVFVLTHHPRPSVEMEGGTTFHFVDAPIEDVLKQAREAAGGLDVRIGGGPSTVRAYLAADLIDHLHVVISPIILGRGVRLWDGLEGLEERFDIESVTSPSGVTHMTFTRRT, from the coding sequence ATGTCCCGAGTCCGCGTCCACAACTTCGGCGTCTCGCTCGACGGCTTCGCCACCGGCGAGGGCCAGACCATGGAATCCCCGTTCGGCCACGCCGACGGACGGCTCATGAAGTGGTTCTTCGGCACGCGGACGCTCCGCGCGATGCAGGGCGAGTCCGACGGCAGCCACGGCGTGGACGAGGCGTTCGCCAGCCAGTTCGGCCCGGGAATCGGCGCCGAGATCATGGGCCGCAACAAGTTCGGCCCGCAGCGCGGCCCGTGGGAGGACCACGACTGGAACGGCTGGTGGGGCGACAACCCGCCGTTCCACACGCCCGTGTTCGTCCTCACGCACCACCCGCGGCCGTCCGTCGAGATGGAAGGCGGAACGACGTTCCACTTCGTCGACGCGCCGATCGAGGACGTCCTGAAGCAGGCGCGCGAGGCCGCCGGCGGGCTGGACGTGCGCATCGGCGGCGGGCCGAGCACCGTCCGCGCCTACCTCGCGGCCGACCTCATCGACCACCTGCACGTCGTCATCTCGCCGATCATCCTCGGCCGGGGCGTGCGGCTGTGGGACGGGCTCGAAGGGCTGGAGGAGCGCTTCGACATCGAGTCCGTGACGAGCCCGTCCGGCGTCACGCACATGACCTTCACCCGGCGTACTTGA
- a CDS encoding asparaginase, which translates to MSVNPVLVEVERSGFVESRHRGSAVGLGADGTVAASAGDPAEPVFPRSANKPMQAVAMLRSGLDLDGELLALAAGSHSGEDFHVAGVERILAGARLGAGDLQCPASWPLDPAVERQVVRDGGTRSALRMNCSGKHAGMLAACVAAGWPTATYLEPDHPLQLAVRAAVAELTGEKPAATGVDGCGAPLLAVSVTGVARAFRRLVLAEPGTPERRVADAMRAHPQWTSGTRREENTLMRAVPGLLVKCGAEGVDAFACADGRAGAVKIDDGAMRARTPVTVALLRALGAVGADDLAELAAPLLHGGAVPVGAVRVAPGLFLG; encoded by the coding sequence ATGAGCGTCAATCCGGTCCTGGTCGAGGTCGAGCGGTCCGGGTTCGTGGAGTCGCGGCACCGGGGGAGCGCGGTCGGGCTCGGCGCGGACGGGACCGTCGCCGCGTCCGCCGGGGACCCCGCCGAGCCGGTGTTCCCGCGCTCGGCGAACAAGCCGATGCAGGCCGTCGCCATGCTGCGCTCGGGCCTGGACCTGGACGGCGAGCTGCTGGCCCTCGCCGCCGGAAGCCATTCGGGCGAGGACTTCCACGTCGCGGGCGTCGAACGGATCCTGGCGGGCGCCCGGCTGGGCGCCGGCGATCTGCAATGCCCCGCGTCGTGGCCGCTGGACCCGGCGGTGGAGCGGCAGGTCGTCCGGGACGGCGGGACGCGGTCCGCGCTGCGCATGAACTGCTCCGGCAAGCACGCCGGGATGCTCGCCGCGTGCGTCGCGGCGGGCTGGCCCACCGCGACCTATCTGGAGCCGGACCATCCGCTCCAGCTCGCGGTGCGGGCGGCCGTCGCCGAGCTGACGGGCGAGAAGCCCGCCGCGACCGGCGTGGACGGCTGCGGCGCGCCGCTGCTCGCGGTGTCGGTGACGGGCGTCGCGCGGGCGTTCCGGCGGCTCGTCCTGGCCGAACCGGGGACGCCCGAACGCCGCGTCGCCGACGCGATGCGCGCCCATCCGCAGTGGACGTCCGGCACGCGCCGCGAGGAGAACACCCTGATGCGGGCGGTCCCCGGGCTGCTCGTGAAGTGCGGCGCCGAGGGCGTGGACGCGTTCGCGTGCGCCGACGGCCGGGCGGGCGCCGTCAAGATCGACGACGGCGCCATGCGCGCCCGGACGCCGGTGACGGTCGCGCTGCTGCGCGCCCTCGGGGCCGTCGGGGCCGACGATCTCGCGGAGCTAGCCGCGCCGCTGCTTCACGGTGGTGCCGTACCGGTGGGAGCGGTCCGGGTCGCTCCGGGCCTCTTCCTCGGGTGA
- a CDS encoding tetratricopeptide repeat protein, which translates to MRRDEHGLELRGTDEAVRHYDRALHELLHFRAAVDAEAKAALAADPGFVLGHVLAAYLGVLTTDAAETRAARDRYAAFRATLDGPGLLPRERAHVAAVEALLGGDLRACGALLARITEEHPRDVLALIAGHQIDYLTGDARALRDRVGGALSAWHDDDRHRGHLLGMFAFGLEEAGHYDRSEDVGLRAVELNPKDVWAIHAVAHTYEMQGRFRTGLGYLDARLADWSTGTFFNVHTWWHYALYALEAGDAARALEIYDAVLHGPDAAGMPMDLLDASALLWRLLLEGDGQDGRWGALADAWEPLAAEPCSAFNDMHAVMAFVGAGRFAAADALVANRVAYLEHDLGATNQEMTARVGLPVCRALIAYGRGDHERTVDLLWPVRHRLHEFGGSHAQRDVVQKTLLEAALRGGRFGHARVLTSERVNVRPCSPFNWLKHAAVADGLGERGAAALARARAADLRGAVGAG; encoded by the coding sequence ATGCGGCGCGACGAACACGGACTGGAACTGCGGGGGACGGACGAGGCCGTCCGCCACTACGACCGGGCGCTCCACGAGCTGCTGCACTTCCGCGCGGCGGTGGACGCCGAGGCGAAGGCCGCGCTGGCGGCGGACCCGGGGTTCGTGCTCGGGCACGTCCTCGCGGCCTACCTGGGGGTGCTCACCACCGACGCGGCGGAGACGCGCGCGGCCCGCGACCGGTACGCCGCGTTCCGCGCGACGCTGGACGGCCCCGGGCTGCTGCCGCGCGAACGCGCGCACGTCGCGGCCGTCGAGGCGCTGCTCGGCGGCGACCTGCGGGCGTGCGGCGCGCTGCTCGCCCGGATCACCGAGGAGCATCCGCGCGACGTCCTCGCGCTCATCGCCGGGCACCAGATCGACTACCTGACCGGCGACGCCCGCGCGCTGCGCGACCGCGTCGGCGGCGCTCTGTCGGCCTGGCACGACGACGACCGGCACCGCGGCCACCTGCTCGGCATGTTCGCGTTCGGGCTGGAGGAGGCCGGCCACTACGACCGCTCCGAGGACGTGGGCCTGCGTGCGGTCGAGCTGAACCCGAAGGACGTGTGGGCGATCCACGCCGTCGCGCACACCTACGAGATGCAGGGACGGTTCCGCACCGGGCTCGGCTATCTGGACGCGCGGCTCGCCGACTGGTCCACCGGGACGTTCTTCAACGTCCACACCTGGTGGCACTACGCCCTCTACGCGCTGGAGGCGGGCGACGCGGCGCGGGCGCTGGAGATCTACGACGCCGTCCTGCACGGCCCGGACGCCGCCGGGATGCCGATGGACCTGCTCGACGCGTCCGCGCTGCTGTGGCGGCTGCTGCTGGAGGGCGACGGCCAGGACGGACGGTGGGGCGCGCTCGCCGACGCGTGGGAGCCGCTGGCCGCCGAGCCGTGCTCGGCGTTCAACGACATGCACGCGGTGATGGCGTTCGTCGGCGCGGGCCGGTTCGCGGCGGCGGACGCGCTCGTCGCGAACCGCGTCGCCTACCTCGAACACGACCTCGGCGCCACGAACCAGGAGATGACGGCGCGCGTCGGGCTCCCGGTGTGCCGCGCGCTCATCGCCTACGGGCGCGGCGACCACGAGCGGACCGTCGATCTGCTCTGGCCGGTCCGCCACCGCCTCCACGAGTTCGGCGGCAGCCACGCGCAGCGCGACGTCGTCCAGAAGACGCTGCTGGAGGCCGCGCTGCGCGGCGGACGGTTCGGGCACGCGCGGGTGCTGACGAGCGAGCGGGTGAACGTCCGTCCGTGCAGCCCGTTCAACTGGCTCAAGCACGCCGCCGTCGCCGACGGCCTCGGCGAGCGGGGCGCCGCCGCGCTGGCCCGCGCCCGCGCCGCCGACCTGCGGGGGGCCGTCGGAGCCGGGTGA
- a CDS encoding Fur family transcriptional regulator produces the protein MADTWQEELRAKGYRITPQRQLVLEAVAALEHATPEEICAQVRRTAQGVNISTVYRTLELLEELGLVKHAHLGHGPPNYHLATEAEHIHLVCRGCGRAEDADPSAASGLAAQLAERFGFVTDVHHLTVYGECRDCRE, from the coding sequence ATGGCGGACACGTGGCAGGAGGAGCTGCGGGCCAAGGGATACCGGATCACGCCCCAGCGGCAGCTCGTCCTGGAGGCCGTCGCCGCCCTTGAGCACGCGACCCCCGAGGAGATCTGCGCGCAGGTGCGGCGCACCGCGCAGGGCGTGAACATCTCCACCGTCTACCGGACGCTGGAGCTGCTGGAGGAACTCGGGCTCGTCAAGCACGCGCACCTCGGGCACGGCCCGCCGAACTACCACCTGGCGACCGAGGCCGAGCACATCCACCTCGTCTGCCGGGGCTGCGGACGGGCCGAGGACGCCGACCCGTCCGCCGCGTCCGGGCTGGCCGCGCAGCTCGCCGAGCGGTTCGGATTCGTCACCGACGTGCATCACCTCACGGTCTACGGCGAGTGCCGCGACTGCCGGGAGTGA
- a CDS encoding ABC-2 transporter permease, with product MIWLTWRQFRASAATAAALLAALAAVLALTGPGMADDYAAGVVACKRRPGGCGNFYQDFYHAHMAAFFGVTVVVLLLPALLGLFWGAPLITRELETGTHRLVWNQSVTRTRWLTVKLGLVGLGATAAAGIGSLAVTWWAGPLDASAARNTPSFPRMGPLLFDARGLVPVAYAAFAFLLGVAVGTVVRRTLPAMAVTLAVFAVVQLAMPLLVRPHFAAPVRASQTIGTANLDDFFVGHNGEPVQMTVQSQAPGDPNAWVLENRLVDAAGRPTNGTIKVSTTSGPCAPEQSAPPGGAPGQAGRPPAGESPISACLAEINRLGYRQRLVYQPSSRYWAFQWAETGIFAVLAAGLAGFCFWTVRRRLS from the coding sequence ATGATCTGGCTGACCTGGCGGCAGTTCCGGGCGTCCGCCGCGACGGCCGCCGCGCTGCTGGCCGCGCTCGCCGCCGTCCTCGCGCTCACCGGGCCCGGCATGGCCGACGACTACGCCGCAGGTGTCGTCGCGTGCAAACGCCGTCCGGGCGGATGCGGCAACTTCTACCAGGACTTCTACCACGCGCACATGGCGGCGTTCTTCGGCGTCACGGTCGTCGTGCTGCTGCTGCCCGCGCTGCTCGGCCTGTTCTGGGGCGCGCCGCTGATCACCCGCGAGCTGGAGACCGGCACGCACCGCCTCGTCTGGAACCAGAGCGTCACCCGGACGCGGTGGCTGACCGTCAAGCTCGGGCTCGTCGGGCTCGGCGCGACGGCCGCCGCCGGGATCGGCAGCCTCGCCGTCACCTGGTGGGCCGGGCCGCTGGACGCGAGCGCGGCGCGCAACACCCCGAGCTTCCCCCGGATGGGGCCGCTGCTGTTCGACGCGCGCGGGCTCGTCCCGGTCGCCTACGCGGCGTTCGCGTTCCTGCTCGGCGTCGCGGTCGGGACGGTCGTCCGCCGCACGCTGCCCGCGATGGCCGTCACGCTGGCGGTCTTCGCGGTCGTCCAGCTCGCGATGCCGCTGCTCGTCCGGCCGCACTTCGCCGCGCCGGTCCGGGCGTCCCAGACGATCGGCACGGCGAACCTGGACGACTTCTTCGTCGGGCACAACGGCGAGCCGGTCCAGATGACCGTGCAGTCCCAAGCGCCCGGTGACCCGAACGCGTGGGTGCTGGAGAACCGGCTCGTGGACGCGGCGGGGCGCCCGACCAACGGGACGATCAAGGTCTCCACGACGTCCGGGCCGTGCGCGCCGGAGCAGAGCGCGCCGCCCGGCGGCGCCCCCGGCCAGGCGGGACGGCCGCCGGCCGGGGAGTCGCCGATCTCCGCCTGCCTCGCCGAGATCAACCGGCTCGGCTACCGGCAGCGGCTCGTCTACCAGCCGTCGAGCCGCTACTGGGCGTTCCAGTGGGCCGAGACGGGGATCTTCGCGGTGCTCGCCGCCGGGCTCGCCGGGTTCTGCTTCTGGACGGTCCGCCGCCGGCTGTCCTGA
- a CDS encoding FABP family protein, which yields MEPDLHPDLKPLEFLLGTWKGAGVGDYPTIEEFRFGQEVTFGHNGKPFLIYESRTWLIEEDGSLGRPLGRETGYWRPRPNNEVEVTLAHPTGIVEIYVGNVAFHRVELQTDVVARTASAKEVTAGTRMYGLLPEKDGARDLGWVYEMAAMGQPLQVHLSAQLKYAG from the coding sequence ATGGAGCCTGATCTTCATCCCGATCTGAAACCGCTGGAATTCCTGCTCGGCACCTGGAAGGGCGCCGGGGTCGGCGACTATCCGACCATCGAGGAGTTCCGGTTCGGCCAGGAGGTCACGTTCGGCCACAACGGCAAGCCGTTCCTGATCTACGAGAGCAGGACGTGGCTCATCGAGGAGGACGGTTCGCTCGGCCGTCCGCTCGGCCGCGAGACCGGGTACTGGCGGCCCCGGCCGAACAACGAGGTCGAGGTGACGCTGGCGCACCCGACCGGCATCGTGGAGATCTACGTCGGGAACGTGGCGTTCCACCGCGTCGAACTGCAGACCGACGTCGTCGCGCGCACCGCCTCGGCGAAGGAGGTCACGGCCGGGACCCGGATGTACGGGCTCCTGCCGGAGAAGGACGGCGCGCGCGATCTCGGCTGGGTGTACGAGATGGCGGCGATGGGTCAGCCGCTCCAGGTGCACCTGTCGGCGCAGCTCAAGTACGCCGGGTGA
- the ygfZ gene encoding CAF17-like 4Fe-4S cluster assembly/insertion protein YgfZ — translation MRSPLLDLHGAVAADAPDQDVAAHYGEPAQEQRALETGAGFVDRSNRGVVRVSGPDRLSWLHSLLSQRLDALAPHEPTQALLLDANGRIEHHLHLVDDGEAVLAHVEPGTAPALVAFLDRMRFMLRVEVADVTAEYAAVTGPATFEGVAFPDVAGLTTTLIPRAALGSSDLRPAGLWAYEALRIEAHVPRFGRDTDERAIPHEMGWIETAVHLHKGCYRGQETVARVENLGRPPRRLTFLHLDGSVDRLPAHGDPVEIPGGRTVGFVGSAARHRELGPVALALVKRNVPVDADLLAGGVAAAQEVVVPPDTGANAEIALRRQPARRA, via the coding sequence ATGAGGAGTCCGCTGCTCGATCTGCACGGGGCCGTCGCCGCCGACGCGCCCGACCAGGACGTCGCCGCGCACTACGGCGAACCGGCGCAGGAACAGCGGGCGCTCGAAACCGGCGCCGGGTTCGTGGACCGGAGCAACCGCGGGGTCGTGCGGGTGTCCGGGCCGGACCGGCTGTCGTGGCTGCACAGCCTGCTCAGCCAGCGCCTCGACGCGCTCGCCCCGCACGAGCCGACGCAGGCGCTCCTGCTGGACGCCAACGGGCGCATCGAGCACCACCTGCACCTGGTGGACGACGGGGAGGCCGTCCTCGCGCACGTCGAGCCGGGCACCGCGCCCGCGCTCGTCGCCTTCCTGGACCGGATGCGGTTCATGCTCCGCGTCGAGGTCGCCGACGTCACCGCCGAGTACGCCGCCGTGACCGGGCCCGCGACGTTCGAGGGCGTCGCGTTCCCGGACGTCGCGGGGCTCACCACGACGCTGATCCCGCGCGCCGCGCTCGGCTCGTCCGACCTGCGTCCGGCGGGGCTGTGGGCGTACGAGGCGCTGCGGATCGAGGCGCACGTCCCCCGGTTCGGGCGCGACACCGACGAACGCGCGATCCCGCACGAGATGGGCTGGATCGAGACGGCCGTCCACCTGCACAAGGGCTGCTACCGGGGCCAGGAGACGGTCGCGCGGGTGGAGAACCTCGGCCGTCCGCCGCGCCGCCTGACGTTCCTGCACCTGGACGGCAGCGTCGACCGGCTGCCCGCACACGGCGACCCGGTCGAGATCCCCGGCGGCCGGACGGTCGGGTTCGTCGGCTCGGCCGCGCGGCACCGCGAACTCGGCCCGGTCGCGCTCGCGCTGGTCAAGCGGAACGTCCCGGTGGACGCCGACCTGCTCGCCGGGGGCGTCGCCGCCGCGCAGGAGGTCGTCGTGCCGCCCGACACCGGCGCCAACGCCGAGATCGCGCTGCGCCGCCAGCCCGCGCGCCGGGCGTAA
- a CDS encoding ABC transporter ATP-binding protein: MTAVLRAEGLGKRYGKRWALTDCTLDVPSGHVVGLVGPNGAGKTTLLSLASGQATPSAGRVTVLGGGPGRLARVGFVAQDTPTYAGLTVAEHLRLGARLNPRWDDAYARERVARVGLDPARRAGRLSGGQRAQLALTLGLAKRPELLFLDEPVAALDPLARRAFVQGLMEAAAEQGISVVLSSHLVSDVERACDYLVVLVGSRVRLAGETDALLAAHRRLTGPPGAPPPGWHAVGAVHAERQSSYIARADDPVPDPAWTVTEVGLEDLVLAYMSEER; the protein is encoded by the coding sequence ATGACCGCTGTCCTGCGAGCCGAAGGGCTCGGCAAGAGGTACGGGAAACGCTGGGCGCTGACCGACTGCACGCTGGACGTCCCGTCCGGGCACGTCGTCGGCCTGGTCGGCCCCAACGGCGCGGGGAAGACGACGCTGCTCAGCCTCGCGAGCGGGCAGGCGACCCCGAGCGCGGGACGCGTCACCGTGCTCGGCGGCGGCCCCGGGCGGCTGGCGCGCGTCGGGTTCGTCGCCCAGGACACTCCGACGTACGCCGGGCTGACCGTCGCCGAGCACCTGCGGCTCGGCGCCCGCCTCAACCCGCGCTGGGACGACGCCTACGCCCGCGAGCGCGTCGCCCGCGTCGGCCTGGACCCCGCGCGCCGGGCCGGGCGGCTGTCGGGCGGCCAGCGCGCCCAGCTCGCGCTGACGCTCGGCCTCGCCAAGCGGCCCGAGCTGCTGTTCCTGGACGAGCCCGTCGCCGCGCTCGACCCGCTCGCCCGCCGCGCGTTCGTCCAGGGCCTGATGGAGGCCGCCGCCGAGCAGGGGATCAGCGTGGTGCTGTCGTCCCACCTGGTGTCGGACGTCGAGCGCGCGTGCGACTACCTGGTCGTCCTCGTCGGCTCGCGGGTCCGGCTCGCGGGGGAGACCGACGCGCTGCTCGCCGCGCACCGCCGCCTCACCGGGCCGCCCGGCGCGCCGCCGCCGGGCTGGCACGCCGTCGGCGCCGTCCACGCCGAGCGGCAGAGCAGCTACATCGCCCGCGCCGACGACCCCGTGCCCGACCCGGCCTGGACGGTCACCGAGGTCGGCCTGGAGGATCTCGTCCTCGCCTACATGTCGGAGGAACGATGA
- a CDS encoding FBP domain-containing protein: MRPVTERDIRTSFVNCTRGEAKRLAVPRDLAERPWDDLDFLGWRDPAAPQRAYIVTEHNDGFTAVALRLASPHATHLRRSMCSLCLTTHSGGGVALMTARRAGERGQQGNTVGSYLCSDLACSLYVRRKKSVGAGGRLQETLTLEEQIARTTANLEGFLAKVTG, encoded by the coding sequence ATGAGACCCGTCACCGAGCGCGACATCCGCACGTCCTTCGTCAACTGCACGCGCGGCGAGGCCAAGCGGCTGGCCGTCCCGCGTGACCTGGCCGAACGCCCCTGGGACGACCTGGACTTCCTCGGCTGGCGCGACCCCGCCGCCCCGCAGCGCGCCTACATCGTCACCGAGCACAACGACGGGTTCACGGCGGTCGCGCTGCGGCTGGCGTCCCCGCACGCCACGCATCTGCGGCGCAGCATGTGCTCGCTGTGCCTGACCACGCACTCGGGCGGCGGCGTCGCGCTGATGACCGCCCGCCGGGCCGGGGAGCGCGGCCAGCAGGGCAACACGGTCGGCTCCTATCTCTGCTCCGATCTGGCCTGCTCCCTCTATGTGCGCCGCAAGAAAAGCGTGGGCGCGGGCGGCCGGCTCCAGGAGACGCTGACGCTGGAGGAGCAGATCGCCCGCACCACGGCGAACCTGGAAGGGTTCCTCGCCAAGGTGACCGGGTGA